One part of the Vitis riparia cultivar Riparia Gloire de Montpellier isolate 1030 chromosome 15, EGFV_Vit.rip_1.0, whole genome shotgun sequence genome encodes these proteins:
- the LOC117932765 gene encoding pentatricopeptide repeat-containing protein At2g45350, chloroplastic → MLVSATSNQPWNSTHPTLILLPKSKTLHDVNQIHSRLITTGFINNPSLTTRIILNFSSSSHKPLVEFARYLFMSRHFGRKYRKQDNPFLWNAIIKSFSHGEDPREAFVIFNLMLENGVCVDKFSFSLVLKACSRLGLIKEGMQIHGLLGKMEIGSDVFLQNCLMCLYLRCGCLGIARQLFDRMMKRDSVSFNSMIDGYVKHGMVKSARELFDVMPMEQKNLISWNSMISGYARSEEGLRVAWELFEEMPKRDLISWNSMIDGCVKCGKMENAHHLFNQMPKRDVVSWANMVDGYAKLGEIDIARGLFDEMPERDVISCNAMMAGYVQNGHLMEALNFFHDMLSRKELFPDNATLLITLSAIAQLGHFDEGVALHCYIEDNGFSLSEKLGVALIDMYAKCGSIDNALSVFEDIDDKSIDHWNAIIGGLAIHGLGEVAFELFMEMEKLFVKPDDITFIGVLNACNHAGLVKEGLMCFELMRRVHKVEPKLQHYGCMVDILGRAGHVEEAKKFVEKMPIEPNDVVWRTLLSACRNHENFTIGEPVAKHLISVDSYNPSSYVLLSNIYAGFGMWNDVYRIRMMMKQRDLKKIPGCSQIELEGNVHEFFVRDKSHPQVREIYSMLDSLSALNSEVAYCKH, encoded by the coding sequence ATGTTAGTCTCAGCAACTTCAAACCAGCCATGGAACTCAACACACCCGACTCTCATTCTTctcccaaaatccaaaacacTTCACGATGTGAATCAAATTCATTCTCGTTTGATCACGACTGGGTTCATCAACAACCCTTCTTTAACCACCAGGATCATTCTAaatttctcatcttcttcccaCAAGCCCCTTGTTGAATTTGCTCGCTACCTCTTCATGTCGCGGCATTTCGGCCGAAAATATCGAAAGCAAGACAACCCTTTTCTTTGGAACGCGATAATCAAATCTTTCTCACATGGGGAAGACCCAAGAGAGgcttttgttatatttaatcTAATGCTTGAAAATGGGGTTTGTGTAGATAAGTTCTCCTTTTCACTTGTGCTTAAGGCGTGTTCGCGGTTGGGCTTGATTAAGGAAGGAATGCAGATTCATGGGTTGTTGGGGAAGATGGAAATTGGGTCGGATGTGTTTCTGCAGAATTGTTTGATGTGTTTGTATTTGCGATGTGGATGTCTTGGAATTGCCCGCCAGCTGTTTGATAGAATGATGAAGAGAGACTCGGTATCTTTTAATTCGATGATTGATGGGTATGTGAAGCATGGGATGGTGAAATCAGCACGGGAGTTATTTGATGTTATGCCAATGGAACagaaaaatttgatttcttggAATTCAATGATCAGTGGGTATGCACGATCGGAAGAAGGGCTCAGGGTTGCTTGGGAGTTGTTTGAGGAAATGCCTAAGAGAGATTTGATTTCTTGGAACTCTATGATTGATGGGTGTGTCAAGTGTGGGAAAATGGAAAATGCTCACCACTTGTTTAATCAGATGCCAAAAAGAGATGTGGTCAGTTGGGCCAATATGGTTGATGGGTATGCAAAATTAGGTGAAATAGATATTGCCAGGGgtttgtttgatgaaatgccagAGAGGGATGTGATTTCTTGCAATGCAATGATGGCTGGATATGTTCAAAATGGGCATCTTATGGaagcattaaatttttttcatgatatgCTAAGCAGGAAAGAGTTGTTTCCTGATAATGCCACTTTGTTGATCACTCTTTCTGCAATTGCCCAATTGGGACACTTTGATGAAGGGGTAGCACTACATTGCTATATAGAAGACAACGGATTTTCTTTGAGTGAAAAACTTGGTGTTGCCCTCATAGACATGTATGCCAAGTGTGGCAGCATTGACAATGCTCTGTCAGTATTTGAGGATATAGACGATAAAAGTATTGATCATTGGAATGCTATAATTGGTGGTTTGGCCATTCATGGCTTGGGCGAAGTGGCTTTTGAATTGTTCATGGAGATGGAGAAACTTTTTGTAAAACCAGATGATATCACATTCATTGGAGTGTTAAATGCTTGTAACCATGCTGGCTTGGTGAAGGAAGGTCTGATGTGTTTTGAGCTTATGAGAAGAGTTCACAAAGTGGAGCCAAAACTCCAACATTATGGATGCATGGTTGACATCCTAGGCCGAGCAGGCCATGTGGAAGAAGCCAAGAAATTTGTAGAAAAAATGCCCATTGAGCCAAATGATGTGGTTTGGAGGACTTTGCTTAGTGCTTGTAGGAATCATGAAAATTTCACAATTGGAGAACCAGTAGCTAAGCATTTAATTAGTGTGGATTCTTATAATCCAAGTTCTTATGTGCTCCTGTCTAACATATATGCTGGTTTTGGCATGTGGAATGATGTTTACCGGATTAGGATGATGATGAAACAAAGGGATCTAAAGAAAATTCCAGGTTGCAGTCAGATTGAACTCGAGGGGAATGTTCACGAGTTCTTTGTCAGAGATAAATCCCATCCTCAGGTTAGAGAGATCTATTCCATGTTGGACAGTTTGTCTGCTCTCAATTCAGAGGTTGCCTATTGTAAACATTAG
- the LOC117932436 gene encoding uncharacterized protein LOC117932436 — protein sequence MKLVWSPEIASKAYIDTVKSCKLFKQSGVAELIAAMAGGWNAKMIVETWSHGGVVTTSAGLAIAASHTCGRHVCIVPDERSKLAYIKAMHDAGVTSAEVIVGEAEDAAATLPEVDFLVVDCRRRDFGKVLRFAKISQRGAVLVRKNVNQRSVSGFRWHGVLHRGTRVVRTVYLPVGKGLDIAHIGSSGGVASSRKGPSRWIRHIDEKSGEEHLIRG from the exons ATGAAGCTGGTATGGTCACCGGAGATAGCTTCAAAAGCTTACATAGACACTGTAAAATCA TGTAAGCTTTTCAAACAATCCGGCGTAGCGGAACTGATAGCTGCCATGGCCGGCGGCTGGAACGCGAAGATGATAGTGGAGACGTGGTCGCACGGTGGCGTAGTCACCACCAGCGCGGGCCTCGCCATCGCCGCTAGCCACACGTGCGGCCGACACGTGTGCATAGTCCCCGACGAACGATCGAAGCTCGCGTACATCAAAGCCATGCACGACGCCGGCGTGACGTCAGCTGAAGTAATAGTCGGAGAGGCGGAGGACGCAGCGGCGACGCTGCCCGAAGTGGATTTTCTGGTGGTGGACTGCCGCCGCAGGGACTTCGGGAAAGTACTGAGGTTTGCTAAAATAAGCCAGAGGGGCGCAGTCTTGGTGCGTAAGAACGTGAACCAAAGAAGCGTTTCTGGGTTCAGGTGGCATGGGGTTCTCCATCGCGGGACACGTGTCGTGAGAACAGTGTATCTCCCTGTGGGCAAGGGATTGGATATTGCGCACATAGGGAGCAGCGGTGGAGTGGCGAGCTCGAGGAAGGGTCCCAGCCGTTGGATCAGACATATTGATGAGAAATCGGGAGAGGAGCACTTGATCCGAGGGTGA